A DNA window from Falco naumanni isolate bFalNau1 chromosome Z, bFalNau1.pat, whole genome shotgun sequence contains the following coding sequences:
- the LOC121080732 gene encoding verprolin-like — MRGPAPPPRHARPAPRPAAVPLVLRRQQGLLGAAGWDEEIRGKRIETKGNHTSISDRIGEAPRSCPTRRSPQLTPPENPALSRPRQPRRAPARAQARDRRAALLRQGRRPNPAAARAATRSRRWREASAAPTRLAAGHRRRRFPSSAARRRELPGSLPPGSRQYSPLPRTGTSPASSRARARSLPSSPATAVAAAEHARAAPPPPTS, encoded by the coding sequence ATGCGaggcccggccccgccgccccgccacGCTCGGCCtgccccgcgcccggccgctGTGCCGCTGGTTCTGAGGCGACAGCAGGGTCTGCTCGGCGCAGCGGGCTGGGATGAAGAAATACGTGGGAAGCGAATCGAAACAAAGGGAAATCACACTTCAATTTCGGACAGGATCGGCGAAGCACCCAGATCCTGCCCGACTCGCCGCTCCCCGCAGCTTACCCCGCCCGAGAACCCGGCGCTGTCTCGGCCCCGGCAACCCCGCAGGGCGCCGGCCCGTGCTCAGGCACGGGACCGGCGGGCAGCCCTGCTCCGCCAGGGACGGCGACCGAACCCCGCTGCTGCCCGGGCAGCAACTCGGTCCCGACGCTGGAGAGAGGCTAGCGCGGCGCCCACCCGCCTCGCTGCGGGGCACCGGCGCCGCCGATTCCCGTCCTCGGCTGCCCGTCGCCGAGAGCTCCCTGGCTCCCTCCCTCCAGGGAGCCGTCAGTactcccccctgccccgcacgGGGACCTCACCCGCCTCGTCCCGTGCGCGAGCCCGCTCCCTCCCGTCCTCTCCGGCCACCGCCGTTGCCGCCGCCGAGCACGCacgcgcagccccgccgccgccaaCCAGCTAA